From the Rhodoferax sp. WC2427 genome, one window contains:
- a CDS encoding DegT/DnrJ/EryC1/StrS family aminotransferase: MQSNSEEFNGYYRPLPRGPVLDWESFGRMDVPNVHSVENLKYKSLTTSGRAAIHQALLQLDLPAYSSVLVPTYHCPTMVAPVLLANLNVAYFGLLPSGLPHLDAIEESTAKKCKAMLVPHYFGLAKSLKQVRQWCDERGIALIEDCAHCYFGQAGERAVGEWGDYSTASLSKFFPLPEAGLLASAHRPIKPLNLEKPSLKAQIKGCVDVMELASRYHRFAGIRPFLASFFKLKNIRGQQSEVSDIVKNPEVAEMMRDCDMARIEQAPLWAAIALKTVLPRGRIILQRQINFASYAAYFSNAPGARPLFPICADSVASAAPYVYPLWVDDPDSIYQALRALKLPVFRWDRIWPNTPSLPGDIGPQWSHHVLQLLCHQDLNTADINHTAQAVLRLLQTQQASRHPVNS, encoded by the coding sequence TTGCAAAGCAATTCAGAGGAATTTAATGGTTACTACAGACCATTACCGCGCGGCCCGGTGCTCGATTGGGAAAGTTTTGGGCGCATGGATGTCCCCAATGTGCACAGTGTTGAAAACCTGAAGTACAAGTCCCTGACAACCAGCGGACGAGCAGCTATCCACCAGGCGTTGTTGCAACTCGACCTCCCGGCTTACAGTTCGGTGCTGGTGCCGACCTACCACTGCCCCACCATGGTGGCACCGGTTTTACTGGCGAATCTCAATGTTGCATATTTCGGCTTACTACCCAGCGGGTTGCCCCACCTCGATGCCATCGAGGAATCCACCGCCAAAAAATGCAAGGCGATGCTGGTTCCGCATTATTTCGGATTAGCCAAATCGCTGAAGCAAGTACGTCAATGGTGTGACGAGCGGGGAATTGCCCTCATTGAAGATTGCGCCCATTGCTATTTCGGCCAAGCCGGAGAGCGCGCTGTAGGTGAGTGGGGTGATTATTCGACTGCGAGCCTGTCAAAATTTTTCCCGCTACCGGAAGCAGGTTTACTGGCATCCGCACACAGACCAATAAAGCCGTTGAATCTGGAAAAACCTTCCTTAAAGGCACAGATAAAAGGCTGCGTGGATGTCATGGAACTCGCGTCGCGGTATCACCGCTTTGCAGGGATACGGCCATTTTTAGCATCATTTTTCAAGCTAAAAAATATCCGTGGCCAGCAGTCTGAGGTTTCCGATATCGTCAAAAATCCAGAAGTCGCAGAAATGATGCGAGACTGCGACATGGCCCGAATAGAACAAGCCCCGCTATGGGCTGCTATTGCGCTAAAAACGGTTCTGCCCCGCGGTCGCATCATCCTTCAGCGTCAAATTAATTTCGCAAGCTACGCCGCATATTTCAGCAATGCACCAGGGGCCCGGCCATTATTTCCTATTTGCGCAGATTCTGTAGCCTCGGCAGCGCCTTATGTGTATCCGTTGTGGGTTGACGATCCGGACTCCATATACCAAGCCCTGAGAGCACTGAAGTTGCCAGTATTTCGATGGGATCGCATTTGGCCCAACACGCCCTCGTTGCCTGGTGATATTGGCCCCCAATGGAGCCACCATGTATTGCAGCTTTTATGCCACCAAGATCTCAATACTGCCGATATAAACCATACGGCGCAAGCGGTATTGCGTTTACTCCAAACGCAACAGGCGAGTCGTCATCCGGTTAACAGTTAA
- a CDS encoding HAD-IA family hydrolase encodes MTAHLNAAFRGIRAVLFDLDGTLVDSAPDLAGAADKMRTDRALPPFPPSLYRPMVGAGARGMLGVAFGMQPDHPDFAAMKEEFFLNYERRLTQETYAFDGVPELLAQLVARQMPWGVVTNKSERFALPLTQAMPLFATAGAIVGGDTTPHAKPHPAPLFEAARRLGLAPEHCMYVGDDERDVIAGLAAGMATVVAGYGYLGRDADITQWGAHASIQSPMELLQWLP; translated from the coding sequence GTGACCGCACACCTGAATGCGGCATTTCGAGGCATCCGCGCCGTCCTGTTTGATCTGGACGGTACTTTGGTGGACAGTGCGCCAGATCTTGCTGGTGCAGCCGACAAAATGCGTACCGACCGTGCCTTGCCGCCATTTCCGCCAAGCCTTTACCGGCCGATGGTCGGAGCGGGTGCCAGGGGCATGCTCGGCGTGGCTTTTGGCATGCAGCCCGACCACCCGGATTTCGCCGCTATGAAAGAAGAATTCTTTCTGAACTACGAGCGCCGCCTGACCCAGGAGACCTATGCGTTTGACGGAGTGCCTGAATTACTGGCCCAACTGGTAGCACGTCAGATGCCTTGGGGCGTAGTAACGAACAAGTCAGAGCGTTTCGCCTTGCCGCTGACCCAGGCCATGCCTTTGTTTGCAACGGCAGGCGCAATTGTCGGCGGCGATACCACGCCCCACGCCAAACCCCATCCTGCGCCATTGTTCGAGGCCGCCAGGCGCCTGGGCCTGGCTCCGGAGCACTGCATGTACGTCGGTGACGATGAGCGGGATGTCATTGCAGGCCTGGCCGCAGGTATGGCGACGGTTGTGGCAGGTTATGGCTACTTGGGGCGCGATGCGGACATCACCCAGTGGGGCGCCCATGCAAGCATCCAGTCGCCAATGGAGTTGCTGCAATGGTTGCCATAA
- a CDS encoding hydrolase 2, exosortase A system-associated: MDAFFLPVGSGQRFAIFHPAQGGTTHGLVAYVHPFAEEMNKSRRMAALQAKALAAHGYAVLQLDLLGCGDSSGDFGDASWQDWVDDVVRACQWLRRQGDAPVWLWGLRAGCLLAAQAAAQLEWPCNFLFWAPTPAGKPLLQQFLRLKAAGDLASGNAKTVMDGLRAQLAAGSPVDIAGYTLSAALASGMEQATLVAPATAGRLEWLDVSSQVGATLSPAAAKPLQAWQAAGFSVRSQVVMGPAFWQTSEIEEAPALLTATLVALEPPTLVGPQP; the protein is encoded by the coding sequence ATGGACGCTTTCTTCTTGCCCGTCGGATCTGGCCAACGCTTCGCCATTTTCCACCCAGCCCAGGGCGGCACCACGCATGGACTGGTAGCCTACGTGCACCCGTTCGCCGAAGAAATGAACAAGTCGCGCCGCATGGCCGCCTTGCAAGCCAAGGCCTTGGCGGCCCATGGCTACGCCGTATTGCAACTGGATTTGCTGGGCTGCGGCGACAGCTCTGGCGACTTTGGCGATGCCTCCTGGCAGGATTGGGTGGACGATGTCGTACGGGCCTGCCAGTGGCTGCGCCGCCAGGGTGACGCGCCTGTGTGGCTGTGGGGGTTGCGCGCCGGTTGCCTGCTGGCAGCCCAGGCCGCGGCGCAACTGGAATGGCCCTGCAACTTCCTGTTTTGGGCCCCCACGCCTGCAGGCAAACCCCTGCTGCAACAATTTTTACGTCTCAAAGCCGCAGGCGACCTGGCCAGCGGCAATGCCAAAACGGTGATGGACGGGTTGCGCGCCCAGTTGGCGGCAGGTTCGCCGGTAGACATCGCCGGGTACACCCTCTCTGCCGCATTGGCCTCGGGCATGGAGCAGGCAACGCTGGTAGCGCCCGCCACGGCAGGTCGGCTTGAATGGTTGGACGTGTCCAGCCAGGTCGGTGCCACCCTGTCACCTGCTGCCGCCAAACCGCTGCAAGCCTGGCAAGCCGCCGGATTTTCCGTGCGCAGCCAGGTCGTCATGGGACCGGCGTTTTGGCAAACCAGCGAAATTGAGGAAGCCCCGGCTTTACTGACCGCCACGTTGGTGGCCCTCGAACCACCAACCTTGGTTGGCCCTCAACCATGA
- the ubiG gene encoding bifunctional 2-polyprenyl-6-hydroxyphenol methylase/3-demethylubiquinol 3-O-methyltransferase UbiG — MNPSLNADPAELAKFSDLAHRWWDLDSEFRPLHQINPLRLNWIDGIAPLQDQRVLDIGCGGGILADSMARRGAEVLGIDLSTKALKVAQLHALEAQTPHLQYREVSAEELAAEQPGSFDVVTCMEMLEHVPDPASVVKACATLVKPGGWVFFSTIHRSTKAFLMAIVGAEYLLNMLPRGTHEYAKMIRPSELAGHCRVAGLTLQRTRGLEFNPLTQRYWLSDDTSVNYMFATQKL; from the coding sequence ATGAATCCAAGCTTGAATGCCGACCCCGCCGAATTGGCGAAATTCTCTGATCTCGCACACCGTTGGTGGGATCTGGACAGCGAGTTTCGTCCGTTGCACCAAATCAACCCCTTGCGATTGAACTGGATCGACGGCATCGCGCCGTTGCAGGACCAGCGGGTGCTGGACATCGGCTGCGGTGGCGGTATCCTGGCGGACTCCATGGCCCGACGCGGTGCCGAAGTGCTGGGCATCGATCTGTCCACCAAGGCGCTCAAAGTTGCACAACTCCACGCCCTGGAAGCCCAGACCCCGCATCTCCAATACCGCGAGGTGAGCGCCGAAGAACTCGCGGCAGAACAGCCCGGGAGCTTTGATGTGGTGACCTGCATGGAAATGCTGGAGCACGTTCCCGACCCCGCATCGGTGGTCAAAGCTTGTGCCACGCTCGTCAAGCCTGGTGGGTGGGTCTTTTTCTCGACCATCCACCGCAGTACCAAGGCTTTCCTGATGGCCATTGTGGGGGCGGAATACCTCCTCAATATGTTGCCCCGCGGTACGCATGAATATGCCAAGATGATCCGCCCCAGTGAGTTGGCTGGGCACTGCCGCGTTGCAGGCTTGACACTGCAGCGTACCCGTGGCCTGGAATTCAATCCCCTGACCCAACGCTACTGGCTCAGTGACGACACCAGCGTGAACTACATGTTCGCGACGCAAAAGTTGTGA
- the ompA gene encoding outer membrane protein OmpA yields the protein MKKLNKVAMLFASAALVTAAGAQTVDNWKNGTNELVWKNGTNELCWRDNFWTPATAAPGCDGAIVPPAPAPAPVAAPAAPAPAAVAPAPAVVAAPMVAEKVTYAADAFFDFNKSVLKPEGKAKLDDLVSKVKGINLEVIIAVGHTDSVGSDAYNQKLSVRRSEAVKAYLVSSGIEKNRVYTEGKGEKQPVADNKTAEGRAKNRRVEIEVVGTRNK from the coding sequence ATGAAGAAATTGAATAAAGTGGCAATGTTGTTTGCCTCCGCAGCGCTTGTAACCGCCGCGGGCGCTCAAACCGTTGACAACTGGAAGAACGGCACCAACGAGTTGGTCTGGAAAAACGGCACCAACGAACTGTGCTGGCGCGACAACTTCTGGACCCCTGCGACTGCAGCTCCAGGTTGCGATGGCGCTATTGTTCCTCCTGCTCCCGCTCCTGCTCCTGTTGCAGCACCTGCTGCTCCAGCACCTGCAGCCGTAGCGCCAGCACCCGCTGTTGTGGCCGCTCCTATGGTCGCCGAAAAGGTGACCTACGCAGCTGATGCATTCTTTGACTTCAACAAGTCTGTGCTGAAGCCAGAAGGCAAAGCCAAGCTGGATGACCTGGTCAGCAAAGTCAAGGGCATCAACCTGGAAGTCATCATTGCCGTGGGTCACACCGACTCCGTGGGCAGCGATGCTTACAACCAGAAGCTGTCGGTTCGCCGTTCTGAAGCTGTGAAGGCTTACCTGGTGTCTAGCGGCATCGAAAAGAACCGCGTCTACACCGAAGGCAAGGGCGAGAAGCAACCTGTTGCTGACAACAAGACCGCCGAAGGCCGCGCCAAGAACCGCCGCGTTGAAATCGAAGTGGTTGGTACGCGTAACAAGTAA
- a CDS encoding hydrolase 1, exosortase A system-associated, translating into MTEHALLFACGQDTLVGVLSLPVAPLATAVVIVVGGPQYRVGSHRQFVLLARALAAAGYAVLRFDYQGMGDSDGTSGDFLTASPGIRAAMDSLQTRVPQLEKIVLWGLCDAASAALLYVQETKDPRVAGLCLLNPWVRSEASLARTQVKHYYTQRLMQRAFWVKLLSGKVAVAALQGLAQNVRLSRAKVTPASAENQPFQQRMAAAWMEFDGRILLLLSDNDYTAKEFLEYASQDGNWRDVFRHLHLERHDLPHADHTFSDPAAQMQVERLTLQWIQAGHSH; encoded by the coding sequence ATGACCGAACACGCACTGCTATTTGCCTGCGGGCAAGACACCCTGGTGGGCGTTCTCAGCTTGCCCGTGGCCCCTTTGGCCACCGCGGTGGTTATTGTGGTGGGTGGCCCCCAATACCGGGTCGGTAGCCACCGCCAATTTGTACTGCTGGCGCGCGCACTGGCTGCCGCAGGCTACGCGGTGTTGCGCTTTGATTACCAAGGCATGGGCGACAGCGACGGGACATCGGGTGACTTTTTAACCGCCAGCCCCGGTATCCGGGCCGCCATGGACAGTCTGCAAACCCGTGTGCCGCAGCTAGAAAAGATAGTTTTGTGGGGGCTTTGCGATGCGGCATCGGCTGCCCTGCTGTACGTGCAAGAAACAAAAGATCCCCGCGTAGCGGGCCTGTGCCTCCTGAATCCCTGGGTCCGCTCCGAGGCCAGCCTGGCACGCACCCAGGTCAAACACTATTACACCCAGCGCTTGATGCAGAGGGCATTCTGGGTCAAACTTCTCAGCGGCAAAGTGGCGGTGGCCGCACTCCAAGGTTTGGCTCAAAATGTTCGACTTTCGCGGGCTAAAGTTACGCCTGCCAGCGCAGAAAATCAGCCATTTCAGCAACGCATGGCGGCAGCCTGGATGGAGTTTGACGGCCGTATTCTTCTTTTGCTCAGTGACAATGACTACACCGCCAAGGAGTTTCTGGAGTACGCTTCTCAAGATGGAAATTGGCGCGACGTTTTTCGCCATCTGCATCTGGAACGGCACGATTTGCCCCATGCAGACCACACTTTTTCCGATCCTGCTGCACAAATGCAGGTTGAAAGACTGACCCTGCAATGGATACAGGCAGGCCACTCTCATTAA
- a CDS encoding acyl carrier protein, with product MDVTQEVKAVLDEVLSLNGRSAAFTRETHLLGAIPELDSMAVVSLITRLEEHFGLTVDDDDMDGSTFATVGALVDFVDAKLAS from the coding sequence ATGGATGTGACACAAGAGGTCAAGGCGGTTCTGGACGAAGTGCTGAGCTTGAATGGCCGCAGCGCCGCTTTTACCCGCGAAACCCATCTGCTGGGCGCTATTCCCGAGCTGGACTCGATGGCCGTGGTGTCTCTCATCACCCGCCTCGAAGAGCATTTTGGCCTGACGGTGGACGACGACGACATGGACGGCTCGACCTTTGCGACCGTGGGTGCGCTGGTCGATTTCGTCGACGCCAAACTCGCAAGCTAA
- the gyrA gene encoding DNA gyrase subunit A has translation MTQFAKETLPISLEEEMRRSYLDYAMSVIVGRALPDARDGLKPVHRRVLFAMHELNNDWNRAYKKSARIVGDVIGKYHPHGDSAVYETIVRMAQDFSLRHMLVDGQGNFGSVDGDNAAAMRYTEIRMSKIAHELLADLDKETVDFGPNYDGSEQEPLVMPARFPNLLVNGSSGIAVGMATNIPPHNLNEVVDGCLHLLRNPQATVDELMEIIPAPDFPTAGIIYGINGVKDGYRTGRGRVVMRAKVHFEDIDKGQRQAIIVDELPYQCNKKTLQERMAELVHEKKIEGISHIQDESDKSGMRLVIELKRGEVPEVVLNNLYKQTQLQDTFGMNMVALVNGQPKLCNLKDLIEVFLEHRREVVTRRTIYNLRKARERGHVLEGLAVALANIDDFIAIIRNAPTPPVAKVELMARPWDSKLVREMLTRTRADGGMVNVDDYRPDGLEKELGMGSDGLYRLSEVQAQEILQMRLQRLTGLEQDKIVAEYKEVMSEIEDFLDILAKPERVSAIIGEELTAIKLEFGQTKLGARRSLVEYSSFDLSTEDLITPTDMVVTLSHSGYIKSQPLSEYRAQKRGGRGKQATATKEDDWVDQLFIANTHDYILCFSNRGRLYWLKVWEVPQGSRGSRGRPIVNMFPLQEGEKINVVLALTGEKRSFPADQYVFMATSMGTVKKTPLTDFSNPRKAGIIAVDLDPGDFLIGAALTDGKHDVMLFSDGGKAVRFDENDVRPMGRNARGVRGMMLEDGQGVIAMLVAEDELQSVLTATLNGYGKRTSITEYTRHGRGTKGMIAIQQSERNGRVVAATLVHADDEIMLITDKGVLVRTRVSEIRELGRATQGVTLIGLDEGSKLSGLQRIVENDAIVAAAEADAADDAGDDAGSDDAAPDTPAA, from the coding sequence ATGACCCAGTTCGCCAAAGAAACCTTGCCCATCAGTCTTGAAGAGGAAATGCGCCGGAGCTATTTAGATTACGCGATGAGCGTGATTGTGGGCCGCGCCCTGCCTGATGCGCGTGACGGTCTCAAGCCGGTGCACCGGCGCGTACTGTTCGCCATGCACGAACTCAACAACGACTGGAACCGCGCTTACAAGAAGTCGGCCCGTATCGTGGGCGACGTGATTGGTAAGTACCACCCCCACGGCGACAGCGCAGTCTATGAAACCATCGTTCGCATGGCGCAGGACTTCTCTTTGCGGCACATGCTGGTCGATGGCCAGGGCAACTTCGGCTCGGTCGATGGCGACAACGCCGCCGCCATGCGTTACACCGAAATCCGCATGTCCAAGATCGCCCACGAGTTACTGGCCGACCTGGACAAAGAAACGGTCGATTTCGGTCCCAACTACGATGGCAGCGAGCAAGAGCCGCTGGTCATGCCCGCCCGCTTCCCTAATCTGTTGGTCAACGGCTCGTCCGGCATTGCCGTGGGCATGGCCACCAACATCCCGCCGCACAACCTGAACGAAGTGGTCGACGGCTGCCTGCACCTGCTGCGGAACCCACAGGCCACGGTGGACGAGCTGATGGAGATCATCCCCGCGCCCGACTTTCCCACGGCCGGCATCATCTACGGCATCAATGGCGTGAAGGACGGCTACCGCACCGGCCGTGGCCGCGTGGTGATGCGCGCCAAGGTGCACTTTGAAGATATCGACAAGGGCCAGCGCCAGGCCATCATCGTGGACGAACTGCCCTACCAGTGCAACAAGAAGACCCTGCAGGAACGCATGGCCGAGCTGGTGCACGAGAAGAAGATCGAAGGCATCAGCCACATCCAGGACGAGTCCGACAAATCCGGCATGCGCCTGGTGATCGAACTCAAGCGCGGCGAAGTGCCCGAAGTGGTGCTGAATAATCTGTACAAGCAGACCCAGCTGCAAGACACCTTCGGCATGAACATGGTGGCGCTGGTCAACGGCCAGCCCAAGCTGTGCAACCTGAAGGACCTGATCGAGGTCTTCCTGGAGCACCGCCGCGAAGTCGTCACCCGCCGCACCATCTACAACCTGCGCAAGGCCCGCGAGCGCGGCCATGTGCTCGAAGGCCTGGCGGTGGCGCTGGCGAACATTGACGACTTCATCGCCATCATCCGCAACGCGCCCACGCCGCCGGTGGCCAAGGTCGAACTGATGGCCCGCCCCTGGGACAGCAAGCTGGTGCGCGAGATGCTCACCCGCACCCGTGCCGATGGCGGCATGGTGAATGTGGACGACTACCGCCCCGATGGCCTGGAAAAAGAACTAGGTATGGGCAGCGACGGCCTGTACCGCCTGTCCGAAGTGCAGGCGCAAGAGATTTTGCAGATGCGTCTGCAGCGCCTGACCGGCCTCGAGCAAGACAAGATCGTCGCCGAATACAAAGAGGTGATGTCCGAGATCGAAGACTTCCTCGACATCCTGGCCAAGCCCGAACGCGTCTCCGCCATCATTGGCGAAGAACTCACTGCCATCAAGCTTGAATTCGGCCAAACCAAGCTGGGCGCACGCCGCAGCCTGGTGGAATACAGCTCGTTTGACCTCAGCACCGAAGACCTGATCACCCCCACCGACATGGTGGTCACGCTCTCGCACAGCGGCTACATCAAGAGCCAGCCCTTGAGCGAATACCGGGCCCAAAAGCGCGGCGGGCGCGGCAAGCAGGCCACGGCCACCAAAGAAGACGACTGGGTCGACCAGCTCTTCATCGCCAACACGCACGACTACATCCTGTGCTTCTCCAACCGTGGCCGCCTGTACTGGCTCAAGGTCTGGGAAGTACCGCAGGGTTCGCGCGGCTCGCGCGGCCGCCCCATCGTCAACATGTTCCCGCTGCAGGAAGGCGAGAAGATCAACGTGGTGCTGGCCCTGACCGGTGAGAAGCGCAGCTTCCCCGCCGACCAGTACGTGTTCATGGCCACCAGCATGGGCACGGTCAAGAAGACCCCGCTCACCGACTTCAGCAACCCGCGCAAGGCCGGCATCATCGCCGTGGACCTGGACCCGGGCGACTTTCTGATCGGCGCGGCCCTGACCGACGGCAAGCACGACGTGATGCTGTTCAGCGACGGCGGCAAGGCCGTGCGCTTTGACGAAAACGACGTGCGCCCCATGGGCCGCAATGCCCGCGGCGTGCGCGGCATGATGCTCGAAGATGGCCAGGGCGTGATCGCCATGCTGGTCGCCGAAGACGAACTGCAAAGCGTGCTCACCGCCACCCTCAACGGCTATGGCAAACGCACCAGCATCACCGAATACACCCGCCACGGCCGTGGCACCAAGGGCATGATCGCCATCCAGCAAAGCGAGCGCAACGGCCGCGTGGTGGCCGCCACCCTGGTGCATGCCGACGACGAAATCATGCTGATCACCGACAAGGGCGTACTGGTACGCACCCGCGTCAGCGAAATCCGCGAACTCGGCCGCGCCACCCAGGGCGTGACCCTGATCGGCCTGGACGAAGGCTCCAAGCTCAGCGGCCTGCAGCGGATCGTGGAAAACGATGCCATCGTGGCAGCCGCCGAAGCAGATGCGGCGGATGATGCAGGCGACGATGCGGGCAGCGACGACGCAGCCCCCGACACCCCCGCAGCGTAA
- a CDS encoding glycosyltransferase family 2 protein, whose translation MITVIIPYYQNRPGILTKALKSIAAQKSVPMPVHVLVIDDASPVSAESELKSIGALDSRVEIVSQPNGGPGAARNTGLDHAPAETRYIAFLDSDDEWSNDHLSRAVQALDAGYEFYFTDHYQLNSTVGAFARAGRIQPSLHPEIPGTQPGLHAYQGDLLDQIIRGNVIGTSTVVYDFLRFPKNRFKVEFTNAGEDYLFWMDIAHSGAKVAFSSQCEAHYGSGVNVYAGTGWGSEKHLLRVHNEIKYKKLTCKLFPVTEPQRAHIKNNLDTLRTSFAQDLLHRIMHRKKLPLGLLKDHFQLDPLSFSYLPKALGNAIFKRK comes from the coding sequence ATGATTACGGTCATCATTCCTTACTATCAAAACAGACCAGGAATACTTACCAAAGCCCTGAAAAGTATTGCTGCGCAAAAATCCGTACCAATGCCAGTACACGTGTTGGTTATCGATGATGCCTCGCCGGTGTCTGCCGAGTCGGAACTGAAAAGTATTGGCGCCCTAGACAGTCGCGTCGAAATCGTGTCGCAACCCAACGGGGGACCTGGGGCAGCCCGAAATACCGGTCTCGACCATGCCCCAGCCGAGACGCGTTACATCGCATTTCTTGACTCTGACGATGAGTGGTCCAACGACCATCTTTCACGCGCCGTCCAAGCTTTGGACGCGGGGTACGAGTTTTATTTCACCGACCACTACCAACTTAACTCCACGGTAGGGGCATTTGCACGGGCTGGCCGCATCCAACCTAGCCTCCACCCGGAAATACCTGGCACCCAGCCAGGTTTACATGCCTACCAAGGCGATTTATTGGACCAAATCATACGTGGCAATGTGATCGGCACATCCACGGTGGTTTACGATTTTTTACGATTCCCGAAAAATCGCTTTAAAGTTGAATTCACCAATGCAGGAGAAGACTATTTATTCTGGATGGATATAGCGCACAGCGGTGCCAAAGTAGCTTTTTCCAGCCAATGTGAAGCCCATTATGGCTCGGGGGTAAATGTCTATGCAGGAACGGGCTGGGGGAGCGAAAAGCATTTGCTTCGGGTTCATAATGAAATCAAATATAAAAAATTGACTTGCAAATTATTCCCAGTTACCGAACCACAGCGCGCGCACATTAAAAATAACCTGGACACATTGCGTACTTCTTTCGCGCAAGACTTGCTTCATCGGATCATGCACCGAAAGAAATTACCCCTTGGCCTTCTAAAAGACCACTTTCAACTGGATCCGCTAAGTTTTTCGTATTTACCCAAAGCATTGGGAAATGCCATTTTTAAGAGAAAATAA
- a CDS encoding ABC transporter permease has translation MFKLIPIIFIFFSQFALAQSGEAECGPLKSGYGPYDYRTSKGPILSTVEDFHFTSKVEMLIQADTGYIGADIDYTLRAFPNHHRALMAAMRYGEKTKSEKPPHMRYSISCYFDRALRFRPDDAIPRMIFSMYLAKNGRTPEAVQQLDIAAEGAEGKENPFTHFNLGLNYFDLKEYTKAEAQAHKAYDLGFPQEILKEKLKGVGKWTEPPVEPINASASAPAPTN, from the coding sequence ATGTTTAAATTAATTCCTATTATTTTTATATTTTTCTCTCAATTTGCACTAGCCCAATCTGGCGAGGCTGAATGTGGCCCCCTAAAATCAGGTTATGGCCCTTATGACTACAGGACAAGCAAAGGACCCATTCTGAGTACAGTGGAGGACTTTCACTTTACTTCAAAAGTTGAAATGCTGATACAAGCCGATACCGGCTATATTGGGGCAGATATCGATTACACATTACGTGCCTTTCCAAACCACCACCGTGCATTAATGGCAGCCATGCGATACGGCGAAAAGACAAAATCAGAGAAGCCGCCACACATGCGGTATTCGATATCATGCTACTTTGACCGGGCCTTGAGATTTCGCCCAGATGACGCCATCCCGCGCATGATTTTCTCCATGTATCTTGCAAAAAATGGCAGAACACCCGAGGCGGTACAACAACTGGATATTGCTGCGGAAGGTGCAGAAGGCAAGGAAAATCCTTTCACCCACTTTAATTTAGGTTTAAATTATTTTGATCTCAAGGAATATACCAAGGCCGAAGCACAGGCACACAAGGCATACGACTTGGGTTTCCCCCAGGAAATATTAAAAGAAAAACTCAAAGGTGTTGGCAAATGGACGGAGCCGCCAGTCGAACCAATCAATGCGAGCGCATCTGCCCCCGCACCAACGAACTAA
- a CDS encoding GNAT family N-acetyltransferase — translation MSSKKIHWQNLPASALPSTPDLLPEWDRLNAERADLPFMTASAVCSALQIFGSGQERLLIGREDGGVVAMLLAVPSGSFQWRTFQPSQLPLGVWVAAKHLTTTYLARSLLRGPLGFCLGFSMTQVDPLLAPRDADEPDTKHMDYIDTGWIDILGTFEDYWAARGKNLRQNMRKQRNKLATEGTHIQMRVLTAPEDMAGAIARYGVLESSGWKASEGTAIHPDNPQGMFYIQLLQNAAKHGEAVVYEYFFNEKTVALNLCVQRAGTLVVLKTTYDETIKNYSPAFLLSQDEVEQVFGQGNIKRLEYYGRMMEWHTRWTESKRALYHLTCYRWAWLKKLAERRHKRTEEPSASSLTGESGVAPVTPSMSESHP, via the coding sequence ATGTCTTCCAAAAAAATCCATTGGCAAAATCTGCCAGCCAGCGCACTTCCGTCAACTCCAGATCTGCTGCCCGAATGGGATCGACTCAATGCAGAGCGCGCCGACTTGCCGTTTATGACGGCTTCAGCGGTTTGCTCCGCACTCCAGATATTCGGCTCTGGACAAGAAAGACTGCTCATTGGGCGGGAAGATGGTGGGGTGGTCGCCATGCTACTGGCGGTGCCCAGCGGTTCATTCCAATGGCGTACCTTCCAGCCATCCCAACTGCCCTTGGGGGTCTGGGTTGCCGCCAAGCACCTCACGACCACGTACCTCGCACGCAGCCTGCTGCGCGGCCCTCTTGGGTTTTGTTTAGGCTTTTCGATGACGCAGGTTGATCCGCTGTTAGCCCCGCGGGACGCTGACGAACCTGATACCAAGCACATGGACTATATCGACACCGGATGGATAGATATCCTGGGAACTTTTGAAGATTATTGGGCGGCGCGCGGTAAAAACTTGCGTCAAAACATGCGCAAACAGCGTAACAAACTCGCAACAGAAGGTACCCATATCCAGATGCGGGTACTCACTGCACCTGAAGATATGGCGGGTGCAATTGCACGATATGGGGTATTGGAAAGTTCTGGCTGGAAAGCATCAGAAGGCACCGCCATACACCCTGATAATCCCCAGGGAATGTTTTATATACAGCTACTACAAAATGCAGCAAAGCATGGGGAAGCTGTAGTATATGAATATTTCTTTAATGAGAAAACAGTGGCGCTTAATTTATGCGTGCAACGCGCAGGAACTCTTGTCGTTCTAAAAACAACCTACGATGAAACCATTAAAAACTATTCTCCTGCATTCCTGCTCAGTCAAGATGAAGTGGAACAGGTTTTTGGTCAAGGCAATATAAAACGACTCGAATATTATGGTCGCATGATGGAGTGGCACACCCGCTGGACCGAAAGCAAGCGTGCGCTTTACCATCTGACATGCTATCGCTGGGCTTGGCTCAAAAAATTGGCTGAACGTCGGCATAAAAGAACTGAAGAACCCTCAGCATCATCCCTAACGGGTGAATCTGGTGTTGCCCCCGTTACACCTTCTATGTCGGAATCTCACCCATGA